The Salmonella enterica subsp. houtenae serovar Houten genome has a segment encoding these proteins:
- a CDS encoding head-tail joining protein codes for MATITELQEARVALHDLMTGKRVATVQKDGRRVEFTATSVGDLKKYVAELEASLCNGRRRAPVGVRL; via the coding sequence ATGGCAACAATCACTGAGCTACAGGAAGCCCGCGTCGCGCTGCATGACCTGATGACGGGAAAACGGGTGGCGACGGTTCAGAAAGACGGGCGACGGGTTGAATTTACCGCGACATCGGTGGGGGATCTGAAAAAATATGTCGCGGAACTTGAGGCGTCACTGTGCAATGGTCGCCGCCGGGCACCTGTGGGGGTGAGACTGTGA